In uncultured Fretibacterium sp., the following are encoded in one genomic region:
- a CDS encoding flagellin hook IN motif-containing protein, whose amino-acid sequence MRIYHNIPALYAYNSLNATNSALQKSIRTLSTGLRINSAADDAAGLAISEKMRSQINGLNMAVRNAQDGISMLQTAEGALSEVHSILQRMRELSVQAANDTLTQQDRQYIQLEIDQLKSEIDRTSTATQFNKKRLLDGSSAGLWSSNDLATKAYIRGSLRQIDRFGQKAAFEGNYKIQINAKPGQAEAMKTDVFTIKHKNVVMGASLNDQAGVSGLRVDNLPAGTYTVKTTGPVANSGVQVTGQYGFGATLHKLTSTTNFAAGVGGADVAGKTLTISLDGTAATTVTFAAADNDLDKVITKINASGGLPEGVTATNDGGKLVLTSTKGVITVAGTAVDGTNAAVGGTLINQNIIETATPITMPDLLTASVTDGALTGNASILYEVVSVNAQAKSVTLKATANILNPDGTVTTKVNDNIVLTEGGTVDLSEKLGLGAKDSGAFTLELKAGMTGLFSVGNKFVQNVTKKTGTVDKDITVEISGTQTQSWPFKWGDKVTDETLKFGLDASKVKEKELHFRSFYLNSKNGTVYEGDIVLKTNAT is encoded by the coding sequence ATGAGGATTTACCACAACATACCGGCGCTCTACGCTTACAATTCGCTGAACGCGACCAACAGCGCGCTCCAGAAGTCCATCCGGACGCTCTCCACGGGGCTGAGGATCAACAGCGCGGCGGACGACGCGGCGGGCCTGGCCATCAGCGAGAAGATGCGCTCGCAGATCAACGGCCTGAACATGGCGGTGCGCAACGCGCAGGACGGCATCTCGATGCTGCAGACTGCGGAGGGCGCGCTGTCCGAGGTGCACAGCATCCTCCAGAGGATGCGGGAGCTGTCGGTACAGGCGGCGAACGACACGCTGACGCAGCAGGACCGTCAGTACATCCAGCTGGAAATAGACCAGCTGAAGAGCGAGATAGACCGGACCTCGACGGCGACGCAGTTCAACAAGAAGCGCCTGCTGGACGGGAGCTCCGCGGGCCTGTGGTCGTCGAACGACCTGGCGACGAAGGCGTACATCCGCGGCTCCCTGCGCCAGATCGACCGGTTCGGCCAGAAGGCGGCGTTCGAGGGGAACTACAAGATCCAGATCAACGCGAAACCCGGCCAGGCCGAGGCGATGAAGACGGATGTCTTTACGATCAAGCACAAGAACGTGGTGATGGGCGCCAGCCTGAACGACCAGGCGGGCGTGTCCGGGCTGCGGGTGGACAACCTCCCGGCGGGGACGTACACGGTGAAGACGACCGGTCCCGTGGCGAACTCCGGCGTGCAAGTCACGGGGCAGTACGGATTTGGAGCTACATTGCACAAACTTACCTCTACAACGAACTTTGCTGCTGGAGTCGGTGGCGCAGATGTCGCTGGGAAAACGCTGACAATTTCTCTAGACGGGACTGCGGCCACAACGGTTACTTTTGCTGCTGCTGATAATGACCTCGATAAGGTCATTACCAAGATTAATGCGAGTGGCGGCCTCCCCGAAGGGGTTACGGCGACAAACGATGGTGGGAAACTCGTGCTGACTTCCACTAAAGGTGTCATTACCGTGGCCGGTACTGCGGTAGATGGTACCAACGCAGCTGTCGGCGGTACGCTGATCAATCAAAATATCATTGAGACAGCAACCCCAATAACGATGCCGGATCTCCTTACCGCTTCCGTGACGGACGGGGCTCTTACGGGTAACGCCAGCATCCTCTACGAGGTGGTGTCGGTCAACGCCCAGGCGAAGAGCGTGACGCTGAAGGCGACGGCCAACATCCTGAACCCGGACGGCACCGTGACCACCAAGGTAAACGACAACATCGTTCTGACCGAGGGAGGGACGGTGGACCTCAGCGAAAAGCTGGGACTCGGAGCAAAGGACTCCGGGGCCTTCACGCTCGAACTCAAGGCGGGGATGACGGGGCTTTTCAGCGTCGGCAACAAGTTCGTCCAGAACGTCACCAAAAAGACCGGCACGGTGGATAAGGACATCACGGTGGAGATCAGCGGGACCCAGACGCAAAGCTGGCCCTTCAAGTGGGGGGACAAGGTCACGGACGAGACCCTGAAGTTCGGCCTGGACGCGTCGAAGGTGAAGGAGAAGGAGCTGCACTTCCGGAGCTTCTACCTGAACAGCAAGAACGGCACGGTCTACGAGGGCGACATCGTCCTGAAGACCAACGCCACTCA
- the csrA gene encoding carbon storage regulator CsrA, with the protein MLVLSRKINESIQIGTDVEVTVIDVRGDVVRLGINAPQKTQIWRKELWDVIVEENRAAARAARLDKNSPQAVPTPQLPVSAFSRLSKIRTVHPGKPRREE; encoded by the coding sequence ATGCTGGTCCTCAGCAGAAAGATCAACGAGTCCATCCAGATCGGGACGGACGTCGAGGTCACGGTCATCGACGTGAGGGGCGACGTGGTGCGCCTGGGCATCAACGCGCCGCAGAAAACGCAGATCTGGCGGAAGGAGCTCTGGGACGTCATCGTCGAGGAGAACAGGGCGGCGGCCAGGGCGGCCCGGTTGGATAAAAATTCGCCCCAGGCGGTCCCGACGCCGCAGCTGCCCGTATCGGCCTTCTCGCGGCTCTCCAAGATCAGGACCGTCCACCCCGGGAAACCGAGGCGGGAGGAATAG
- a CDS encoding flagellar assembly protein FliW yields the protein MPETFVSERFGEITYTQDDVLSFPRGLPAFENSRSWVLVGDEDNAVKWLQNIEDGALALPVTTPDAVMPDYNARIPEDELELVGSMDPSDLALLIVVSIPEAAPWNMTANLRAPILLNLKTHRAVQVIALNEEYPIRHVVFPEDVRDTMKRAAILQGETS from the coding sequence ATGCCGGAGACTTTTGTGAGCGAGCGCTTTGGAGAGATCACGTACACGCAGGACGACGTCCTGTCCTTTCCCCGCGGCCTTCCCGCGTTTGAGAACAGCCGGAGCTGGGTCCTGGTGGGGGACGAGGACAACGCCGTAAAGTGGCTGCAGAACATCGAGGACGGCGCGCTGGCCCTGCCGGTGACGACGCCGGACGCCGTGATGCCGGACTACAACGCCCGCATCCCCGAGGACGAGCTGGAGCTGGTGGGGTCGATGGACCCGTCGGACCTGGCGCTCCTCATCGTGGTCTCCATCCCGGAGGCGGCGCCGTGGAACATGACCGCCAACCTGAGGGCCCCAATTCTCCTGAACCTCAAGACGCACCGGGCCGTCCAGGTGATCGCCCTGAACGAGGAGTACCCCATCCGTCACGTCGTCTTTCCGGAGGACGTTCGGGATACGATGAAGCGGGCGGCGATCCTCCAGGGAGAGACGAGCTGA